A segment of the Leptolyngbya sp. NIES-3755 genome:
TTCGCTCGGTGGATAGTTAAAAATGACGATCGCAATTTTCTTCTCTAAATTTGCCTTACGCTGTAGCGCAATCCGTTTCAAAATGCGCTGTGCCAATCGTTTCCCACGTCCAAGAATTGGTGTTGCGGCTCCCTGCTCATTTAATCCATAAATAATAACCGGATCGATCGCACCATCCAACTCTGGAAAAGCAACGGTCGAGAGCGTTTCAACAGGTGGCAATCCTTCAGCGGTTTGCTCCCACACTGCGATTTCCCGATTGTTAGAAGTAACTGCGACATAGTACGGAATATTTAGTGTTTTCAGCAATGCGATCGTGCGTTCTGCATCGCCGCCCAACGGTCCGCCATCTAACCGAAACCATAAGAGGGATACGATCGCATCACAAATCGGAGCGCCATCAAGAATAAAGTGCTGTTGTAGTGCCTCTGTTGTTTTGATTCCGTCTGCAAAGAACGGCAATACATTCGCTGACTGGGATAGTTCCGCAAACAGTTCCGCACCCCCTTCTAGATTAAACGTCATGCTCGTGCCACTGTAGAACAAAACGGCAACTGTGGGACGTTCTGGATCAATCGGATGGTCTGCAATGTAGTCTGAGTAAGAGAGATAACGCCGATGTGTGACTAAATCCAAGAAGCCGAAATCTGGATAGACGATCGGTTCGTCCGATTGAACTGGAACATCCGCATACTCAGCCGCAACGAACTTCAGCAGATTCGCCAGATTCTCGACACCTGAATTCGTCCAGTAACTCACACACTTTGACCAGTTTCGCGCATGATGTTGAGCTTCGGGCGGCAGCTTTTCCGTCATCGACCCAACCGACTGCTTCATTTGTCGATAGTCAGTTTCTCTAGACGGTGCACTCCCCAAAGAAAAGGCTTTCATTCGTGTCATTGCCATCACACTCGGACCCCCGCCAAAAACAGGGATAAACGCAATGTCTTCGCCCTGAGTTTCAACGAGTGCACGTTGAATGAGTGCGATCGCATTTTCAGGATTGCCCCGCAAATCAAACAACACAGCTTTCGATTGCTGGATCGTTTCGAGTGCGTCTTGCTCTAATTGATGCAATAAAATCGGCACAACCTCAAACAAAGCGCCACATTGCTGAGTAATTTGTGCGATCGCACGAGGAAGATCTCCCAGCGGAGAAGCCGACGAAATCAACGTGAGACGAGGTAGCGTTTGAGACATGACTCGACCAATGAATCGTTCCCTTTGAGGATAATGATTCTCTCTTATCTCTGCAACCCTTAATGCTGAGTCGTCAAAATCCGGTTCCTGGAATTGCATCGATCGAGATTATCAATCAAAGCGCGAATTACGAATGCTCGGTACATCGCTCTCAAGACGTTGATTCAACTAAGATAATTCAATTCAGTCGTCAGCCAATCCCGGAACATCCGAGCTAGAACTTCTTGATGTCGCTCTGGGGTTAACTCTGCTGGAACGAACTCTTCCACCATGAATAAATGAGCCGCTTGATCGATTAGCATCGGACCACTCACCTGACCGGGCGGGGTACTAAACACGATCGCAGAAACATCAGGTTTAAGATTCCAGCGATATACCTTGCCTTCATACCCACACTGATATCGACGACTATCATCCATATCGTAAAGGTGTGCAGCTTCGTAAAAGCTAATTTCTTCTTCCTCGATTTGATAGGCAATCTCTTGTGCAAGCTGCAAATACGGCACAACAATGCGATAGAGCAGAACTTGATCAAACTCGGAGCGATTCTCAGCAAAAAATCGTTCTACTTCTTTAGAAAACAAGACTTGAGCGAGTTTATCGGCTTGTAGGCGATCGCGAATTCCAGCTTCCCAGTCTTCTGCACTGATCAACTGATCCGAGAGCCAAGCTAAGGTATCACTCGCTCGAAACAATCGATTCTCATAGCGCATTCGGTCAGCTTCGACTTGGATTTCTTCAGGTGTAACGGTGATTCCTCTGGCTGCGATCGCCTGCTCGATAATCTCTTGCTGAGCCACCGATCGACAAATCTCTTTCAGTTGCAAGCTCTTCTTCAGTGCAAAAATGATTTTATCGGGTTCTATGTCTCCTCCCTTAAAGCTAGTCATCTTTTTACCCTTGATGCGTGTGTTTTACCAAAAAATCTGTGGAGAACCGTCCCCAAACTGATTAATCACAATAAAAATAGGCATTGAGATGTTGGTTGAGATCGCAGTATTCCCGATCGAGGTTCCGCCAAGGTTTGCCACCGTTGCAGAAGCGGCAGGATTAATATTTAACGATTGTAGAATGGGCTGGAACAGGGAGAATAGAGCACTCTGTCCAATATTGCTTAGCTGACGATGCCGCCGTCGTCCTCCAAGAATAGAGGTCTCAAACTCTTCTTCTACATAATCTATATCAGCAATGATCATGGTTGTTATCCTGAATCAGAAATAGGTTGGAAAACTTGGAACATCGATCTCCGACTGCTCGAAAACATCGGAGATCGAATGTTTAGGCATCTAGATTGATGCAATCCGCAATTTAAGCACCGAGAACGATCGCGCCTAAACCACCCGTATTGATCTGCAAGCTACCACCACTCGTGAGCGAGGTGCTACCACCAGGACCTGAAGTGGCGGTCGTTTGCATCAGCGAGGTGTGTTGATTGAAGTATGTCGTGTTGAAAGACAGGTCGAGACCGCCTTCGAGGTCGGTTGCTTCAGCGGTGATTTCTTGATAGCTTAAGTCTGTGATAATCATCTTTTTCTCCTTTGTAATTCGGTGATTTTGTTGTTAACAACTCTGTAGAAGCTGTTATGTATAAGATAGCGATTTGAGCTAGTAGATAGGGGATTTCTTGCTATTTATGTAGCCAAATTGGCTGAGTTCTTTTGTGAGTTAGTTCAAGGTTTTATCAACAGCAAAAATAGCACGCTTAAACCATAAACGTGCTGGGAAATATTCTCGATCGTAAGTTCTAGAAAGTCCAAAAACCTGACGGGTTCGCGCCTAGAACAAGCGCACTCAAGCCGAAAGTAGAAATATCTAAACGCCCAATATTTGAGAAAGCTGAGCTTCCATTTGGACCAGACATTGCACCACTTTGAAAGATGGACATCAGTTGGTGATATGCGGTTAGAGTTGCTGCCCAATCTGTTCCACCTTCGAGCGTATCCAAATCAGCCGCAGTTTCCAGATCAGTAATGACCATGTTCCTCTCCTTGGATATTAGAAATAGCGCATTTGTGCTGCCAGAAATGCGCCATTTATGCCGAACTTTAAGAGCAGAGTAGCAGAGAAGATTTGAGAATCATTCTACTGTATCGCTGTGTAGACTAAGCACCTAACACGATCGCATTGAAGCTGCTGGTGTCGATTTTGACGTGCTGAGCATTGGTAAATGAACTGCTTCCAGCCGGTCCAGAGGTTGATCCAGATTGCATGACAGCAAGGCTTTGTTCAAAATGAGTTGCATTGATAGAAAAATCTACGCCGCCTTCAAGCTCATTCGCTTCGGTTGTCACTTCTTGATAGCTGAGATCAGTGATAATCATGATGTTCTTCCTTTGTTTTGTAATGTTTTCTTGGATAACAACTCTGTAGAAGCTGTTATGTATAAGATACCGTTTTAGATTTAGAGACGGGGTATTTCTTGCTGATTATGTAGCCAAACTGGCGCAGTTTTTTCAGGGCTAATCTATTAGCTCGGAATCGATGCTGAGAAATTTGCTCCCATTAATCTAATATAATTCAAGACTTTTTCTGAGCTTGCAGTCGATCGAGTCTCAATTGATGCTGGGCACTAAACAGCGATCGGAATCCGAGTAACACAGTTCCAATCGTGGCAAGTCCAGTTCCAGCCGCGATCGCAAAAATTAGCACAATCTGATAGCGGACTGCATCATTTGGATCTGCACCTGCAATAATTTGTCCGGTCATCATTCCGGGTAGGCTGACCGTACCCATAATCATCATTTGATTGATCGTTGGAATCATGCCCGTTCTCACGGCTTCTTGAATCGTTTGTTGTGCTGCTTCCCAGCGAGTCGCGCCGAGTGCTAGCAAAGATTCAATTTGATCTCGTCGTACTGTTAAATCTTCAGTAAAGCGATCGAGTGCCAGAGAAGTTCCAGTCAAGGCATTGCCTAGAATCATTCCTAACATTGGAATAACATATTGTGGACTGTACCATGGCTCAACGCGAATAATGCTTGTGACGATCGCTGCGATCATGAGGGCAGAAGAGATAAACATTGAAACAAAGCTATTCCAAAACATTCCAGCGTATCGACGTTTTGTGCGATCGACCGCAGCTTGTCCGGATAGTACCGTCATAACCAGCGTAATCATTAAAACTAGCCAAGCTGACTGTAGGGTAAAGATCCATTTCAGCACATAGCCAATGAGTAGCAGTTGAACGGTCATCCGAATCGAGGCAATCCCTAACTGTTTTTCTAATCGCAGTTTGAGCACGATCGATAAAATGAGGTTAATCAAGATAAGCAGTGCAGCTAGAGCAAGCTGACTGTTACTGATAGGAACGTAGGAAGTCATAAGCGTTTAAGCAGTAATTGTCGATCGGTCATTCGGGTAAGCTGCTCCGGGTCATGACTTGTCCAGAAATACGATCGCAGTGGATCTTCTTGCTGCCAAAGTTGGACAAGAGACTCAAACTGTCGTTCAGTTCGAGCATCGAGAGACGCAGTAGGCTCATCGAACAGTAATACAGAGGGAGAGCAAAGCAGGGCACGTAGGAATGCAGCGATTTGAGCTTCGCCTCCTGAAAGTGCATGAATAGGACGATCGAGAAAATCTTCAGAACGACCAAGATTGTATAAATACTCTAGAATTCGCGGTCGCTGAACCGTGTAGGGTTTAAACGTGCGATACATAGACAGCTTGTAGAGTGCTTGTAGATTTTGCTCAACCGTTCCTTCTAGCAGAGCAGGACGCTGATGTAAGTACAAAACTTGAGTTCGATACTGTGGAATGAACCAGTCAGAGAGAGGCTTTCCCTGAAATTTTATGTCGCCAGACTGAACGGGATCGAGTGCAGCGATCGCTCTTAAGAGCAACGTTTTTCCGGCTCCAGCTTCTCCTGCGATCGCGCATCGTTCTCCCGGATACAACTCAAAATTAAGCTGCTGCCAAATCCATCTCCCCTGAATCTGCCGCCCTAAATTCTGGATGATTAACACATTCGTTTCACCAGTTCGACAGCTTTACTATACAGAACATCGTGCCTCGACATCCGCGATCGATATCCTAATCAAATGTGAGAAAACAATATTAGCGGCATTACCACGATTAACAACATTGATGACTTGACAAGTGCTTACATAAATGAAAATCTTTATCAATTGCTGTCCATCGATTTGAGTCGAGAGTTGTGGGGGATAGAGCGATCGCGATGTCGTTAATGTACTTAGAACGAGATTGGAAAGAGTTTTGGGAGACGATGCTTCTAAGACAGAAAAGATTTGTCAACCTGACTCATTTGAGGTTTGCCATTCCTGGAAAAGCGCCTTGTGTCAAGGGTACATGCGTCGTGTAGAATTGCGAGATCTTTGGTTAGAGATCGAGGAACGTCGAGTCACCAAAGACGTAGTTTTCAAGTTTGAATCTGCCAGTTGGGGACCAGTTTCCGGCTTTTTTGTCACAGGAAGCTCAAAAAATCGCTACTTAGATCTGACTTGTGAAAACGCCGAAACTCCTGGTCGCAACTACCTGGAAAGTATTCAATCGGGAATCGAATTTAATTATCTTTTTGCAGCCGAACCCGTCTTAAGAGTGCGCTTAGGCTTTCAAAGAGATGCACTGATGCGATTTCAGGACTTCTCAACCTTGCCTCCAGAGCTAGTTCCTTTAGTTTGTGGAAAAGCAGCCTCATCGTTCTACCGCCAAGGCAACACAACCCCAGAAATGCAGGTGATTTTGCATCAAATCTTGCATTGCCCTTATCAGGGAGCCATCAAGCAGATGTATTTGGAAGGCAAGGTGCTAGAACTCGCTGCTCTTCAGTTTGTTCAACTTTTGGAGACGAACCGTTCTTCACATCAAGAGTCTGCATTCAAAGCAGATGAGGTGGAGCGGTTGCACCATGCCAAAGACATTCTGATGCAACAGTTTGAAAACCCGCCTTCGATTTTGGCACTCGCACATCAAGTTGGGTTGAATGACTTCAAGCTGAAACAAGGATTTCGTCAGGTGTTTGGAACAACAGTATTTGGCTACTTGCGGGAATATCGCTTAGAACAAGCTCGTCTGTTACTCGCGGATGGACAGTTGAATGTACAGCAAGTAGCGCAAGCGATCGGGTATGCTCATGCGGGATATTTTGCTAATGCCTTCAAGCGCAAGTTTGGCATAAATCCGAAGGCATATCGATCCCACTCTGCTCAAGCTACGATCGATGCGTCAAAAAATCCACCCAGTGCTACAAATAATCCGTTGAGTAGCTAAAACAGACTTCATTTCTCGTGTTGTTCAGTTTAGACTTATTGCAAATAATTCTCGTCTATTTGCAAAAGTCTTTGGGTTGAGGAAGTTACGATGCAAGTTCAACGGTGGGTATGGCTGTGGAGTGTTCTGTCAGTTTTGATAGTTCCCTGTTTCAAAACAGAAGCTGCAAAAGCAGAAGGGGAACAACAGTTAAGTCATGGGACTGCTCCTGTTTCTCAGATCAATCCGCGACCTGCCACAACCGTCAAAGAATGGATGGCACAAGTACAAGCTGCTACGGTTCAAGTCACGGCAGTGACCCTTAATCCTGTTGATACTGGGCTAGAAATTCTGCTGCAAACCGCAGACGCAAGACCACTCTCTATTGATTCCTCTAGATTTCGATCGCAAGGAAATCAACTCATTGCAGAGATTCCCAATGCAGTACTCACATTGCCTCAAGGATTTAGAGCGGAGAATCCAACCGCTGATGTCGCCCAAGTTCAAGTCGTTCAACAAGATGCCAATACGCTGCGAGTCATTGTCACGGGAAACAATGCTCTTCCTCAGCAAGATGTGAGGCTTAGAACAGGAACCTTTGTTTACAGCCTCAAGCCAGAAGTAGATGAGCCAGATGAAGAAATTGTTGTCACAGGCGAAGAGCAGGGAGGTTATCTTGCTCCGAATGCTTCGACTGCAACTCGCACTGATACGCCCATACGCGATACACCTCAATCGATTCAAGTGATCCCCAGACAAATTATCGAAGACAAACAAGCGATCGGGGTTGAGGAAGTTCTGGAGAATGCAGCAAGTGTGACCTTTTTGGGCAATCAAGATGGTCGCGGTCTGAACTTTGCGATTCGAGGGTTTGAGAATGCTCCCATCTCGCGGGATGGCTTTTTCTATCGATTTGGACCAGATCTGGCAGAACCAGAAGTTGCGAATCTGGAACGAGTGGAAGTGCTAAGAGGACCTGCATCAGTCTTGTATGGTCAGGCAGAACCGGGGGGCGTGATTAATCTAGTCACAAAGCAGCCTCTATCAGATCCGTTTTACCAGCTTCAATTCCAAACAGGCAATCGGGGGTTGATCAGTCCTAGTATCGATCTATCAGGACCCTTGACTGACGATAAACGAGTGCTTTACCGTCTGAATGCGCTTTACCGTCGAGAAGATAGTTTTCGGGACTTCGAGAATAATCTCGATCGCATCTTTGTCGCTCCCACATTGACCTGGAAACTCAATGATCAAACGGACTTAACTTTGAATGTTGAGTACACGAAAGATCGGGAGCCACTTAACTTTGGAACGATCGCATTTGGGGAGGGGATCGCGAATATTCCGCCAGAGCGAATTGTGAACACCAATCCTGACAATACGATCGAACAAGATTTCTTGAATGTCGGCTATACCCTAGAGCATCGATTTAATCCGAATTGGCGACTGAGAAATCAGTTGCGCTATAACGCCAGCAACTATGAAATCAGCGTTTTGCCAATTCCGTTTTCTCTGGATGAATCAACTGGAATTCTCGATCGAGCGTTTGCGGCTCAGAGTGGAAAAACAGATGCCTTTTTTCTTTATACCAATGTTCAAGGCAAGTTTAATACAGGTTCTATCAAGCACACTTTGCTGTTTGGAGTTGATCTCACTCGTGCGGAAAGTGCAGGAGAAACCAGAGTGGGATTCGATCCTGAATTTGCGAGTCCTATCAATATTTTTGCTCCAGATTATTCAGCGACTCCAACTCCTTTGCGGGCAAGCATTCCGGTTTTTATCGACATTGATACGACGACGGAGCAGCTTGGAGTTTACCTGCAAAACCAGATTGAACTGTTGGACAATTTAATTGTAGTAGCAGGCTTACGCTACGACACAGTAACTCAAAAAACAATCGATAATCTCGAAAGCTCTGAGTTTCGGCAATCTTATAGTGCATTCACACCCCGAATTGGCATTGTCTACCAACCGATCGAGCCGATTTCACTTTATGCAAACTACTCTCGCTCCTTTGCGCCGAATCTCTCTGATGTCGAATCCGCAGGAACACCATTAGAGCCAGAAGAAGGAGAAGGGATTGAGGTTGGAGTGCGAGCCGACATCATTCGCAATCGTCTTGCAGCGACACTTGCATTTTTCAACATTACTAAGCAAAATGTGGCAACGACTGACCCCAACAATCCTTTTCTATCGATCGCAACCGGAGAACAACGGAGTCGAGGCATTGATTTCAGTTTGACTGGACAAATTCTGCCGGGTTGGAATCTTGTTGCTTCTTATGCTTACATTGATGCAAAAGTGACAGAAGACAATACCGATATTGTGGGCAATCGTTTGATCGGTGTTCCTCAACACAGTGCAAGCTTATGGACCACTTACGAAGTTCAATCTGGAAATTTACGAGGATTAGGCTTTGGACTGGGATTTAACTTTGTTGGAGAGCGGCAAGGTGATCTAGACAATAGCTTTAGGGCGGATAGCTACGGGAGCGTGTCACCTTCTGAGGAGAAAAATGAGAATAAAGGAAACCGATTCCTGAAGAGGTTCCCGCGATGACTCCTGAAGACCAACAAGCGCTGAATGCCCATGTTCAAGCGATTGCAAAAATCTTGTACAACGATGCTGACAAAAGCCAGATAACGAATTTGGCAGAAATCGAAGCGATGGTGCGAACTCAAGTGCAACAGCACGTCACACCAGGATTAGGGAGTTTTTTATCACAGCAGTTACCGCCACAACTGAAGGCTACCCGCGACGGTTGAAAAGTATCTTAGGAGAACTGCAATTGACGAGTGAACAAGCGACACGATTAGGGGTATCTGCGAGAAGCCAAATGAGTCCTTACTTGGAAGCGTGCTGTTTGAGAGCGAGTGCAACGGTTTCCTATGCCCGCGCAGAACGAGACATCGCGGTGTATACAGGAATGCGCGTCAGCGCCAAAACGCAACAACGATTAGTCCAGCGACAACCGTGGGAAGAACTTGAACCCGAAGCGCCAGAGCCGATTCTGGAAATCAGTATTGATGGCGGCAATGTGAAGTTAACCAGTGGCACTCAAGACGAACCGGACTGGCGACAGTACAAAGCCGTTCGCATCAATGGCAAGGGAGAAAGTCGAGCTTGGTTTCAGGACAATGAGGCATTGGTCGCAACAGTGAGCGCGCGTCCGATGGCAGAGGTCGTTGTCTGTCTGGGCGATGGACACGACGGCATCTGGAACTTGCATCAGCAGATCGTCGCGTTGAGCGAGCAACGGATTGAGATTCTCGATTGGTATCATCTCAAGGAGAACTTGTTCAAGTTATCGAGCGACGAAATCGACCGAGAACAGATAGAAGCTCAGTTATGGAAAGGAGATGTGAGCGCTGCTCTAGCCCAATTAGCGGCGTGTCCCTCCGATGAGGCAGAGCGGTTTTGCAACTATCTGCTGAAGCATCAACATCGGATTGTGAACTACGACTACTACGCGGCTGAGGAGCTATGTTCGATTGGGTCAGGAGCCGTGGAATCGTTGGTCAAACAAATTGATCAACGGTTGCAGATTGTTGGAGGTCGGTGGAAAGCGGAGCATATTCCGAAAGTGCTGGCACAACGCTGTGCTTATCTCAATGAGCAACTGAATCCCACGACATCTATTCTCTCAAGAAGGTGACACGCTCCCGATAGCTACTTCCTCACCAATGCTGCTCTGTTCTACCGCCGCGATCGCTGGCAAGTGCGCCTCAATGTTGATAATCTTTTTAATGTTGACTATATCAGTGCAGTTAGCAACAGTAGACTGCGCGGAATCTATCCAGGAAATCCGCTGACTGTCCGAGCTTCCGTTTCAGTAGAATTTTAATTTCTCTTGTGATTGCGAGGACTCAGACAGTGATGAAAATCGTTGCGTTCACTCGATTAGTGACGTTTGCGCTACTGACAATGATTGCGATCGTAGCTTGTCAGGGTGATGTTCGCCATTTGAGCATAGAGTCTAGCTCTCCTTTACCGAATCGGTCTCACTGTCGGACAGTTAAACATGAAAGCGGAGAGACCAGCGTTTGCGGTCAACCCAACAGAATTGTGGCACTTGAACCCTATGCGCTAGAACCTTTATTGGCACTAGGAATTCAGCCAGTAGGGTTTGCAGACCATATCGCATTTCACCGAGGAGACTATGCAAATCCTAGTCAACAAATTCCCTATCTAGGGAAGCAAATGACTCGTTCCCTTGTAAATCTTGGTTTGGATTCCAGTCCTTCGATCGAAATGATTCTGAAACTCAAGCCTGATCTAATCGTAGGGCTTCACCAGAATAACGCGGCTCAATACGCAACTTTCTCTAAAATTGCCCCTACCGTGTTAATTAATTATGGAGAGACAGAAGCAAATCTGAAGACGATCGCAAAAGCAGTAGATCGTTCCAAACAAGCTGAACAAGTGTTAGCCGAAACACAACACTCGATCGCGATCGCTCGTGAAACGTTTGCTCCCTTAGCTACAACACATTCAAAAGTACTATTGCTTTCTGCATCAGAACTGCACGAGATGTCTCTAGAAAGCCCTATGGATGCTTGTGGTTCGCTGATTAAAACCTTGGGATTTCAACTGATGGCTTTATCTGAAGCTGCGAACTCCAACGCATCCAAGTTCCTTTCTCTCGAAGCATTGCCAGACTTGAATGCGGCTAACTTAATTATTGTTCTAGGAAGCAATTTTAGTGATCAGTTGAAGGGTGAGGATTTTGCAACTCATCAGCTCTTTAAGTTAAAACAGGCTTGGAAAACGAATGCGATCGCACAATCTTTAGATGCTAGTAAATCCGGGCGGGTGTATTTCATTCCCGTTTATCTTTGTCGAGGTCTACCGGGTACGATCGGTACACAACTCTATCTCAACGAACTTCAGAAACAACTATTATCGGATTATGGCTCCAGTTACGATTGAGAAATCCAAGTTTAGGTATGCTCACTAGATTGATGAACGTAAGCAAAATAACCATAAAACCCGATCGCAATCATACTCAGGGCACAAGTCGTATAAATCAAAGCAAAACCCGCGCCGGGACTCGAACCAAAAATCCATTTTACTAATCCTGTAGAAGAAGCCATCGCAGGTTCAACAATACGATCGCCCAACGGACCCGCGATCAATGCTGCAACTGCTGACAAACATTGCGCCAGAAACGAATTCGCCGCAAACACTCTTCCCTGTGCCTCTGGGCTAACTCTTGCCATCCAAATTGCCGTCTCAGAACTATCCATCAACGGAAAATTGAACGAAGAGCAAAACTGAGCCGAAAGCCAGACTTGCGGAACTCGCCCCAATCCTACCGTCATTTTGCTTAACCCTGCCCCGATCATCGAAAC
Coding sequences within it:
- a CDS encoding hypothetical protein (similar to AA sequence:cyanobase_aa:LBDG_04690), encoding MIIADIDYVEEEFETSILGGRRRHRQLSNIGQSALFSLFQPILQSLNINPAASATVANLGGTSIGNTAISTNISMPIFIVINQFGDGSPQIFW
- a CDS encoding TonB-dependent siderophore receptor protein (similar to AA sequence:cyanobase_aa:AM1_3403); the encoded protein is MQVQRWVWLWSVLSVLIVPCFKTEAAKAEGEQQLSHGTAPVSQINPRPATTVKEWMAQVQAATVQVTAVTLNPVDTGLEILLQTADARPLSIDSSRFRSQGNQLIAEIPNAVLTLPQGFRAENPTADVAQVQVVQQDANTLRVIVTGNNALPQQDVRLRTGTFVYSLKPEVDEPDEEIVVTGEEQGGYLAPNASTATRTDTPIRDTPQSIQVIPRQIIEDKQAIGVEEVLENAASVTFLGNQDGRGLNFAIRGFENAPISRDGFFYRFGPDLAEPEVANLERVEVLRGPASVLYGQAEPGGVINLVTKQPLSDPFYQLQFQTGNRGLISPSIDLSGPLTDDKRVLYRLNALYRREDSFRDFENNLDRIFVAPTLTWKLNDQTDLTLNVEYTKDREPLNFGTIAFGEGIANIPPERIVNTNPDNTIEQDFLNVGYTLEHRFNPNWRLRNQLRYNASNYEISVLPIPFSLDESTGILDRAFAAQSGKTDAFFLYTNVQGKFNTGSIKHTLLFGVDLTRAESAGETRVGFDPEFASPINIFAPDYSATPTPLRASIPVFIDIDTTTEQLGVYLQNQIELLDNLIVVAGLRYDTVTQKTIDNLESSEFRQSYSAFTPRIGIVYQPIEPISLYANYSRSFAPNLSDVESAGTPLEPEEGEGIEVGVRADIIRNRLAATLAFFNITKQNVATTDPNNPFLSIATGEQRSRGIDFSLTGQILPGWNLVASYAYIDAKVTEDNTDIVGNRLIGVPQHSASLWTTYEVQSGNLRGLGFGLGFNFVGERQGDLDNSFRADSYGSVSPSEEKNENKGNRFLKRFPR
- a CDS encoding hypothetical protein (conserved hypothetical protein, possible ABC transporter;~similar to AA sequence:cyanobase_aa:AM1_A0153), which codes for MTSYVPISNSQLALAALLILINLILSIVLKLRLEKQLGIASIRMTVQLLLIGYVLKWIFTLQSAWLVLMITLVMTVLSGQAAVDRTKRRYAGMFWNSFVSMFISSALMIAAIVTSIIRVEPWYSPQYVIPMLGMILGNALTGTSLALDRFTEDLTVRRDQIESLLALGATRWEAAQQTIQEAVRTGMIPTINQMMIMGTVSLPGMMTGQIIAGADPNDAVRYQIVLIFAIAAGTGLATIGTVLLGFRSLFSAQHQLRLDRLQAQKKS
- a CDS encoding unknown protein (similar to AA sequence:cyanobase_aa:asl7669), translated to MTPEDQQALNAHVQAIAKILYNDADKSQITNLAEIEAMVRTQVQQHVTPGLGSFLSQQLPPQLKATRDG
- a CDS encoding hypothetical protein (similar to AA sequence:cyanobase_aa:LBDG_46020), coding for MIITDLSYQEVTTEANELEGGVDFSINATHFEQSLAVMQSGSTSGPAGSSSFTNAQHVKIDTSSFNAIVLGA
- a CDS encoding transcriptional regulator (similar to AA sequence:cyanobase_aa:alr2625), giving the protein MGDDASKTEKICQPDSFEVCHSWKSALCQGYMRRVELRDLWLEIEERRVTKDVVFKFESASWGPVSGFFVTGSSKNRYLDLTCENAETPGRNYLESIQSGIEFNYLFAAEPVLRVRLGFQRDALMRFQDFSTLPPELVPLVCGKAASSFYRQGNTTPEMQVILHQILHCPYQGAIKQMYLEGKVLELAALQFVQLLETNRSSHQESAFKADEVERLHHAKDILMQQFENPPSILALAHQVGLNDFKLKQGFRQVFGTTVFGYLREYRLEQARLLLADGQLNVQQVAQAIGYAHAGYFANAFKRKFGINPKAYRSHSAQATIDASKNPPSATNNPLSS
- a CDS encoding hypothetical protein (hypothetical protein LYNGBM3L_71240;~similar to AA sequence:cyanobase_aa:LBDG_04680) — protein: MTSFKGGDIEPDKIIFALKKSLQLKEICRSVAQQEIIEQAIAARGITVTPEEIQVEADRMRYENRLFRASDTLAWLSDQLISAEDWEAGIRDRLQADKLAQVLFSKEVERFFAENRSEFDQVLLYRIVVPYLQLAQEIAYQIEEEEISFYEAAHLYDMDDSRRYQCGYEGKVYRWNLKPDVSAIVFSTPPGQVSGPMLIDQAAHLFMVEEFVPAELTPERHQEVLARMFRDWLTTELNYLS
- a CDS encoding hypothetical protein (iron(III) dicitrate-binding protein of ABC transporter, FecB homolog;~similar to AA sequence:cyanobase_aa:sll1202), producing the protein MKIVAFTRLVTFALLTMIAIVACQGDVRHLSIESSSPLPNRSHCRTVKHESGETSVCGQPNRIVALEPYALEPLLALGIQPVGFADHIAFHRGDYANPSQQIPYLGKQMTRSLVNLGLDSSPSIEMILKLKPDLIVGLHQNNAAQYATFSKIAPTVLINYGETEANLKTIAKAVDRSKQAEQVLAETQHSIAIARETFAPLATTHSKVLLLSASELHEMSLESPMDACGSLIKTLGFQLMALSEAANSNASKFLSLEALPDLNAANLIIVLGSNFSDQLKGEDFATHQLFKLKQAWKTNAIAQSLDASKSGRVYFIPVYLCRGLPGTIGTQLYLNELQKQLLSDYGSSYD
- a CDS encoding hypothetical protein (similar to AA sequence:cyanobase_aa:LBDG_04700), which gives rise to MIITDLSYQEITAEATDLEGGLDLSFNTTYFNQHTSLMQTTATSGPGGSTSLTSGGSLQINTGGLGAIVLGA
- a CDS encoding hypothetical protein (similar to AA sequence:cyanobase_aa:LBDG_46010), with product MVITDLETAADLDTLEGGTDWAATLTAYHQLMSIFQSGAMSGPNGSSAFSNIGRLDISTFGLSALVLGANPSGFWTF
- a CDS encoding hypothetical protein (similar to AA sequence:cyanobase_aa:Cyan7425_5027), encoding MSPYLEACCLRASATVSYARAERDIAVYTGMRVSAKTQQRLVQRQPWEELEPEAPEPILEISIDGGNVKLTSGTQDEPDWRQYKAVRINGKGESRAWFQDNEALVATVSARPMAEVVVCLGDGHDGIWNLHQQIVALSEQRIEILDWYHLKENLFKLSSDEIDREQIEAQLWKGDVSAALAQLAACPSDEAERFCNYLLKHQHRIVNYDYYAAEELCSIGSGAVESLVKQIDQRLQIVGGRWKAEHIPKVLAQRCAYLNEQLNPTTSILSRR
- a CDS encoding ABC transporter, ATP-binding protein (similar to AA sequence:cyanobase_aa:AM1_A0154) translates to MLIIQNLGRQIQGRWIWQQLNFELYPGERCAIAGEAGAGKTLLLRAIAALDPVQSGDIKFQGKPLSDWFIPQYRTQVLYLHQRPALLEGTVEQNLQALYKLSMYRTFKPYTVQRPRILEYLYNLGRSEDFLDRPIHALSGGEAQIAAFLRALLCSPSVLLFDEPTASLDARTERQFESLVQLWQQEDPLRSYFWTSHDPEQLTRMTDRQLLLKRL